The following proteins are encoded in a genomic region of Stutzerimonas balearica DSM 6083:
- a CDS encoding hydrolase produces MRIRAKESVLLIIDIQERLLPAILDGQAMVEHSAWLQQIAARVGVPVLLTEQYSKGLGPTVATLRDGVPAEAIVEKLHFSATGDGELFKRPGGERRQFIVCGCETHVCVMQSVLDLLERGHRVFVVEEAVSSRRASDKTLALARMRQAGAEIVSREMVAFEWLEQAGTELFKSISREFIR; encoded by the coding sequence ATGCGCATCCGAGCCAAGGAATCCGTCCTGCTGATCATCGACATCCAGGAGCGTCTGCTGCCGGCGATCCTGGACGGCCAGGCGATGGTCGAACACAGCGCCTGGCTGCAGCAGATCGCTGCCCGCGTGGGCGTGCCGGTGCTGCTGACCGAGCAGTACAGCAAGGGCCTCGGGCCGACCGTGGCAACCCTGCGTGACGGCGTACCGGCCGAGGCCATCGTCGAGAAGCTGCACTTCTCGGCCACCGGCGACGGCGAGCTGTTCAAGCGTCCCGGCGGCGAGCGCCGCCAGTTCATCGTCTGCGGCTGCGAAACACATGTCTGCGTGATGCAGTCGGTGCTCGACCTGCTCGAGCGTGGCCATCGCGTGTTCGTCGTTGAGGAAGCGGTCAGTTCGCGCCGCGCCAGCGACAAGACGCTGGCCCTGGCGCGCATGCGCCAGGCCGGCGCTGAAATCGTCTCGCGCGAGATGGTCGCCTTCGAATGGTTGGAGCAGGCCGGCACCGAGCTGTTCAAGTCCATCAGCCGCGAGTTCATTCGCTGA
- a CDS encoding mechanosensitive ion channel family protein: MPTEELTGWLDWLDAHPYLQTLLASAALVLAAWVSNWIVKRILVRGLYKLLRHARTSDIEDFGVIKRLSNIVPALVLSTGVHAVPGLPEAAVTVVRNVCGGFIVLTVALALGGVLDIVNMLYQRRSDARIHPIKGYLQVVKIGLYAIATILIIATLIDRSPLILLSGLGAMAAVLMLIFQDTLLSLVASVQITSNDLIRVGDWVEMPQLNADGDVIDIALHTVKVQNWDKTITSIPTKRFISDSFKNWRGMQESGGRRIKRSLYLDQQSVHFLDAEERKRLYRFNLLEEYLVNKRKEIDEWNAKLAERGQEPVNTRRVTNIGTFRAYVERYLRSHPGVHQRMTLLVRQLSPTADGLPLEIYCFTNTVAWAEYEAIQSDIFDHLLAILPEFGLRVFQHPSGGDIRDWCDAVNRPQPRIQEVAPDRSQAQGS, translated from the coding sequence ATGCCGACAGAAGAACTGACCGGTTGGCTCGACTGGCTCGATGCCCACCCGTACTTGCAGACGCTCCTGGCAAGCGCCGCACTGGTGCTTGCCGCCTGGGTCTCGAACTGGATCGTCAAACGCATCCTGGTGCGCGGGCTGTACAAGCTACTGCGTCATGCGCGCACCAGCGATATCGAGGATTTCGGCGTCATCAAGCGGCTGTCGAACATCGTGCCGGCGCTGGTGCTCTCCACCGGCGTGCATGCGGTGCCCGGCCTGCCCGAAGCCGCGGTCACGGTGGTGCGCAACGTGTGTGGCGGCTTCATCGTACTGACCGTCGCGCTGGCGCTCGGCGGCGTGCTGGACATCGTCAACATGCTTTACCAGCGGCGCTCGGATGCGCGCATCCACCCGATCAAGGGCTACCTGCAGGTGGTCAAGATCGGGCTGTACGCGATCGCCACCATTCTCATCATCGCCACGTTGATCGACCGCTCGCCGCTGATCCTGCTCTCCGGCCTGGGCGCCATGGCCGCCGTGCTGATGCTGATCTTCCAGGACACCCTGCTGTCGCTGGTCGCCAGTGTGCAGATCACCTCCAATGACCTGATTCGCGTCGGCGACTGGGTGGAAATGCCGCAGCTCAATGCCGACGGAGATGTCATCGACATCGCCCTGCATACCGTCAAGGTGCAGAACTGGGACAAGACCATCACCAGCATTCCGACCAAGCGTTTCATTTCCGACTCGTTCAAGAACTGGCGCGGCATGCAGGAAAGTGGCGGCCGCCGGATCAAGCGCAGCCTTTACCTGGATCAGCAGAGCGTGCATTTCCTCGACGCCGAGGAACGCAAGCGGCTCTACCGCTTCAACCTGCTGGAAGAGTACCTGGTCAACAAGCGCAAAGAGATCGATGAGTGGAACGCCAAGCTCGCCGAACGGGGACAGGAGCCCGTCAACACGCGCCGCGTAACCAACATCGGCACCTTTCGCGCCTATGTCGAACGCTATCTACGCAGCCATCCCGGGGTGCATCAGCGCATGACGCTGCTGGTGCGGCAGCTGAGCCCGACCGCCGACGGCCTCCCGCTGGAGATCTATTGCTTCACCAACACCGTCGCCTGGGCGGAGTACGAGGCGATCCAGTCGGACATCTTCGATCACCTGCTGGCGATCCTGCCGGAGTTCGGTCTGCGGGTGTTCCAGCATCCATCCGGCGGCGACATACGCGACTGGTGCGATGCCGTAAACCGGCCGCAGCCTCGCATACAAGAGGTTGCGCCTGACCGAAGCCAGGCGCAGGGATCGTAG
- a CDS encoding M23 family metallopeptidase, translated as MLRRLFLLLALLFPALACAEGFITRLLDKPVPGGVAVVGLGNDAQAPQARYDGKPVLTIREDGQRWIAIVGIPLGTTAGTQQLLVDGRPVTFEVGPREYRAQHITLKNQRQVDPNPDDLKRIERELAEQTRAYRGFSAAQPSNLLFDRPVDGPLSSPFGLRRFFNGQERNPHSGLDFAVPAGTPIKAPAAGTVTLVGDYFFNGKTVFVDHGQGLISMFCHLSSTSVKVGDHLARGQVLGKVGATGRATGPHLHWNVSLNDARVDPSIFIGAFKR; from the coding sequence ATGCTGCGTCGCCTGTTCCTTCTGCTCGCCCTGCTGTTTCCGGCCCTCGCCTGTGCCGAGGGGTTCATCACCCGCCTGCTCGACAAGCCAGTGCCCGGCGGGGTCGCCGTGGTCGGCCTCGGCAACGACGCGCAGGCACCACAGGCACGCTATGACGGCAAACCCGTCCTGACGATCCGCGAGGACGGCCAGCGCTGGATCGCCATCGTCGGCATCCCGCTCGGCACGACAGCCGGCACCCAGCAGCTGCTGGTCGACGGCAGGCCGGTCACCTTTGAAGTGGGCCCACGCGAGTATCGGGCCCAGCACATCACGCTGAAGAATCAGCGCCAGGTCGATCCGAACCCGGACGACCTCAAGCGCATCGAGCGCGAGCTGGCCGAGCAGACCCGCGCCTACCGTGGGTTCAGCGCCGCGCAGCCAAGCAACCTGCTGTTCGATCGCCCGGTCGACGGACCGCTGTCCTCGCCCTTCGGCCTGCGTCGCTTCTTCAATGGCCAGGAGCGCAACCCTCATTCGGGGTTGGACTTCGCGGTTCCCGCCGGCACGCCGATCAAGGCGCCGGCTGCCGGCACGGTAACGCTGGTCGGCGACTATTTCTTCAATGGCAAGACCGTGTTCGTCGATCACGGGCAGGGTCTGATCAGCATGTTCTGCCACCTGTCGAGCACCTCGGTGAAGGTAGGCGACCACCTGGCGCGCGGCCAGGTACTGGGCAAGGTCGGCGCCACCGGCCGCGCCACCGGCCCGCACCTGCACTGGAATGTCAGCCTCAATGACGCTCGCGTCGACCCATCCATTTTCATTGGCGCCTTCAAGCGCTGA
- a CDS encoding NAD(P)-dependent alcohol dehydrogenase encodes MLEAKGYAAQNATSPLAPYRFQRRAPGANDVQIEILYCGVCHSDLHTARNEWNNTLYPSVPGHEIVGRVVAVGSSVSQFKPGDTVGVGCMVDSCQHCASCNEGLEQYCEKGFVGTYNGPAFGGGENTYGGYSDNIVVDEKFVLRISHTENLAAVAPLLCAGITTYSPLRQWKVGPGQKVGVVGLGGLGHMAVKIAAAMGAHVVLFTTSPDKREDALRLGAKEVVVSKNADEMAAHVNSFDFILNTVAAPHNLDAFINLLKRDATMTLVGAPATPHPSPSVFGLIFKRRRIAGSLIGGIAETQEMLDFCAEHNIVSDIEMIGMQQINEAYERMLKSDVKYRFVIDMATLDA; translated from the coding sequence ATGCTCGAGGCCAAAGGCTACGCTGCCCAGAACGCTACCAGTCCGCTCGCGCCGTACCGCTTCCAGCGCCGCGCACCGGGCGCCAACGATGTACAGATCGAGATCCTCTACTGCGGCGTCTGCCATTCGGACCTTCACACCGCACGCAACGAATGGAACAACACGCTCTACCCGTCGGTCCCCGGTCACGAGATCGTCGGCCGAGTGGTAGCGGTCGGCAGTTCGGTCAGCCAGTTCAAGCCGGGCGACACCGTGGGCGTCGGCTGCATGGTCGACAGCTGCCAGCATTGCGCGTCCTGCAACGAAGGGCTGGAGCAGTATTGCGAGAAGGGCTTCGTCGGCACCTACAACGGCCCAGCCTTCGGTGGCGGCGAGAATACCTACGGTGGCTACTCGGACAACATCGTGGTGGACGAGAAGTTCGTCCTGCGCATCAGCCATACCGAGAACCTCGCCGCGGTCGCACCCCTGCTCTGCGCCGGCATTACCACCTATTCGCCGCTGCGCCAGTGGAAGGTCGGCCCCGGACAGAAGGTCGGCGTGGTCGGGCTCGGCGGGCTCGGCCACATGGCGGTGAAGATCGCCGCCGCCATGGGCGCGCACGTCGTGCTGTTCACCACCAGCCCGGACAAGCGCGAGGACGCCCTGCGCCTGGGGGCCAAGGAAGTGGTGGTGTCGAAGAACGCCGACGAGATGGCGGCACACGTGAACAGCTTCGACTTCATCCTCAACACCGTCGCTGCACCGCATAACCTCGATGCCTTCATCAACCTGCTCAAGCGCGACGCGACCATGACCCTGGTCGGTGCGCCGGCAACGCCGCATCCGTCGCCCAGCGTCTTTGGCCTGATCTTCAAGCGCCGCCGCATCGCGGGCTCGCTGATTGGCGGCATTGCCGAGACGCAGGAGATGCTCGACTTCTGCGCCGAACACAATATCGTCTCGGACATCGAGATGATCGGCATGCAGCAGATCAACGAAGCCTACGAGCGCATGCTCAAGAGCGACGTGAAGTATCGCTTCGTCATCGACATGGCGACGCTCGACGCCTGA
- the leuA gene encoding 2-isopropylmalate synthase, producing MTMLKDPSRKYRAFTPINLPDRTWPSRVIDQAPIWLSSDLRDGNQSLIEPMDAAKKMRFFKTLVAIGLKEIEVGFPSASQTDFDFVRELIEGGHIPDDVTIQVLTQAREDLITRTFESLKGAKQAIVHYYNATAPSFRRIVFNQDKAGVVQIAVNAGKVIKRLAAENPGTAWRFEYSPEIFSSTEPEFAVEVCNAVIEVFQPTPAQKLILNLPATVEAATPNIYADQIEYFCRHIDRRDSVLVSLHTHNDRGTGVAATELGLMAGADRVEGCLFGNGERTGNVDLVTVALNLYTQGVDPQLDFSDIDAVRKVVEECNQLPVHPRHPYVGDLVHTAFSGSHQDAIRKGFTQQKPDAVWEVPYLPIDPADIGRSYEAVIRVNSQSGKGGITFLLEQEYGISLPRRMQIEFSQVVQKETDRLGLEMTAQQIFALLESEYLQATAPYALKSHRLQEENGTSALDVEVLADGQAQHWRGIGKGPLEALVASLPVKLEIMDYHEHAIGAGSNAKAAAYIEVRLDGQRPLHGIGVDENITTASIRALFSALNRALRDSASQAA from the coding sequence ATGACCATGCTCAAGGATCCCTCTCGCAAATACCGCGCGTTCACCCCGATCAACCTTCCCGATCGCACCTGGCCAAGCCGGGTGATCGATCAGGCACCGATCTGGCTGAGCTCCGACCTGCGGGACGGCAACCAGTCGCTGATCGAGCCCATGGACGCGGCGAAGAAGATGCGCTTCTTCAAGACGCTCGTAGCCATCGGTCTGAAGGAAATCGAGGTAGGCTTCCCGTCCGCCTCGCAGACCGACTTCGACTTCGTCCGCGAGCTGATCGAAGGCGGCCACATTCCGGACGACGTGACCATTCAGGTGCTGACCCAGGCCCGTGAAGACCTGATCACCCGCACCTTCGAGTCGCTCAAGGGCGCCAAGCAGGCCATCGTCCATTACTACAACGCCACTGCGCCGAGCTTCCGCCGCATCGTCTTCAATCAGGACAAGGCCGGCGTGGTGCAGATCGCCGTCAACGCCGGCAAGGTGATCAAGCGCCTGGCCGCAGAAAATCCGGGCACCGCCTGGCGTTTCGAGTACTCGCCGGAAATCTTCAGCTCCACCGAGCCGGAGTTCGCCGTGGAGGTGTGCAATGCGGTGATCGAGGTCTTCCAGCCGACCCCCGCGCAGAAACTGATCCTCAACCTGCCAGCCACCGTGGAGGCCGCCACGCCGAACATCTACGCCGACCAGATCGAGTATTTCTGCCGGCATATCGACCGGCGAGACAGTGTGCTGGTCAGCCTGCATACCCATAACGACCGTGGCACCGGTGTAGCGGCCACCGAACTGGGCCTGATGGCCGGCGCCGACCGCGTCGAGGGCTGCCTGTTCGGCAACGGCGAGCGCACCGGCAACGTCGACCTGGTGACGGTGGCGCTGAACCTCTACACCCAGGGCGTCGACCCGCAGCTCGACTTCTCCGACATCGATGCGGTGCGCAAGGTGGTCGAGGAATGCAACCAGCTGCCGGTGCACCCGCGCCATCCCTATGTCGGCGACTTGGTACACACCGCCTTTTCCGGCTCGCACCAGGACGCGATCCGCAAGGGTTTCACCCAGCAGAAGCCGGACGCCGTCTGGGAAGTCCCCTATCTGCCGATCGATCCGGCCGATATCGGCCGCAGCTACGAGGCGGTGATCCGCGTCAACAGCCAGTCCGGCAAGGGCGGCATCACCTTCCTGCTCGAGCAGGAGTACGGCATCAGCCTGCCGCGGCGTATGCAGATCGAGTTCAGCCAGGTGGTGCAGAAGGAAACCGACCGCCTCGGCCTGGAGATGACCGCCCAGCAGATCTTCGCGCTGCTCGAAAGCGAATACCTGCAGGCCACCGCGCCCTATGCATTGAAGAGCCATCGCCTGCAGGAAGAGAACGGCACCAGCGCTCTCGATGTGGAGGTGCTCGCCGACGGCCAGGCTCAGCACTGGCGCGGTATCGGCAAGGGCCCGCTGGAAGCCTTGGTCGCTTCGCTGCCGGTGAAACTGGAGATCATGGATTATCACGAGCACGCCATCGGTGCCGGCAGCAACGCCAAGGCTGCGGCCTACATCGAAGTACGCCTGGATGGCCAGCGTCCGCTGCATGGCATCGGTGTCGATGAGAACATCACCACGGCGAGCATCCGTGCCTTGTTCAGTGCACTGAACCGCGCCCTGCGGGATTCGGCCAGCCAGGCGGCCTGA
- a CDS encoding TonB-dependent copper receptor: MSKKLCDSRAGARLSTGFSVRPSRLHWRLAHLTFLGLAAGGAFAAEADEHAMHAAHEQAVELAPLVVTGVAQTTPLKVVTDPKLPRQPVPASDGADYLKTIPGFSAVRNGGVNGDPVFRGMFGSRLKLLSNGGEMLGACPNRMDSPSSYISPENFDRLTVIKGPQTVLWGPGASAATVLFEREPEQFSEPDWRLNTSFLTGSNGRFDRILDAAAGAEQGYARLMANSSQADDYEDGSGDTVPSRFDKWNTDVALGWTPDADTLLELTAGRGDGEARYAGRGMDGSQFKRESLGLRFEKTNIGETFYGLEAQVYYNYADHIMDNYSLRDFVPSMMMPNPTLSRVDRRTLGGRLVGTWQWSDVELKAGVDAQRSEHRKVMNPAGAANQMVQAAGSDALPWVPDAMLHSYGAFGELTWQLNERRKVIGGLRLDLHEATDEREFFRSHDTSSMPIVSRDWDNPTAGETRRDTLYSGFLRYEERLAELPATWYAGLGHAERFPDYWELFVSNPGPVGTVQPFDSVRPEKTTQLDVGLQYSQGPLEAWVSAYAGLVEDYILFSYVPGVMPNMIRAEVSNIEATIAGAEAGLAYRFTSNWKGDASLAYAWGENRSDGRALPQIPPLEGRLGLTYERDNWSTTGLWRVVASQGRVAENQGTVVGKDFGESAGFGVLSLNGAYRLNETVKLSAGVDNLLDKTYSEHLNLAGSAGFADYGLDATSRINEPGRTLWARVDLSF; this comes from the coding sequence ATGTCCAAGAAGCTTTGCGACAGTCGCGCAGGTGCGCGCCTGTCCACCGGATTTTCCGTTCGCCCGAGCCGCCTGCACTGGCGCCTGGCCCATCTGACCTTTCTCGGCCTGGCAGCCGGCGGCGCCTTCGCGGCCGAGGCCGACGAGCACGCCATGCATGCGGCGCACGAGCAGGCTGTCGAGCTGGCGCCGCTGGTCGTGACCGGCGTGGCGCAGACTACGCCGCTGAAGGTGGTCACCGATCCCAAACTGCCGCGCCAGCCGGTGCCGGCCAGCGACGGTGCCGACTATCTGAAGACCATCCCGGGTTTCTCCGCGGTGCGTAACGGCGGGGTCAACGGCGACCCGGTGTTCCGCGGGATGTTCGGCTCGCGCCTGAAACTGCTGTCCAATGGCGGCGAGATGCTCGGTGCATGCCCCAACCGGATGGATTCGCCGTCGTCCTATATCAGCCCCGAGAACTTCGACCGGCTGACCGTGATCAAGGGGCCGCAGACAGTGCTCTGGGGGCCTGGCGCTTCTGCGGCCACCGTGCTGTTCGAGCGCGAGCCCGAACAGTTCAGCGAGCCGGACTGGCGGCTGAACACCAGTTTCCTGACCGGCTCCAACGGTCGCTTCGACCGCATCCTCGATGCCGCCGCTGGGGCGGAGCAAGGCTACGCAAGGCTGATGGCCAACAGCTCGCAGGCCGACGACTACGAGGATGGTAGCGGCGACACCGTGCCGTCGCGCTTCGACAAGTGGAACACCGATGTGGCGCTCGGCTGGACGCCCGATGCAGACACGCTGCTCGAACTCACCGCCGGCCGCGGTGACGGCGAGGCGCGCTATGCCGGTCGCGGCATGGACGGCAGCCAGTTCAAGCGCGAAAGCCTGGGCCTGCGCTTCGAGAAGACCAACATCGGCGAGACGTTCTACGGGCTGGAGGCGCAGGTCTACTACAACTACGCCGACCACATCATGGACAACTACAGCCTGCGCGATTTCGTGCCGTCGATGATGATGCCCAACCCGACGCTGTCGCGCGTCGACCGCCGCACGCTGGGTGGCCGGCTGGTCGGCACCTGGCAGTGGAGCGACGTCGAGCTGAAGGCGGGCGTCGATGCGCAGCGCAGCGAGCACCGCAAGGTGATGAATCCAGCCGGTGCCGCCAACCAGATGGTCCAGGCGGCCGGCAGCGATGCGCTGCCTTGGGTGCCGGATGCCATGCTGCATAGCTACGGCGCCTTTGGCGAGCTGACCTGGCAGCTCAACGAGCGCAGGAAAGTCATCGGTGGCCTGCGCCTGGACCTGCACGAGGCGACCGACGAGCGCGAGTTCTTCCGTAGCCACGACACCTCGAGCATGCCGATCGTCTCGCGCGACTGGGACAACCCCACCGCCGGCGAGACCCGTCGTGACACCCTCTACAGCGGCTTCCTGCGCTACGAAGAGCGGCTCGCGGAGCTGCCGGCGACCTGGTACGCCGGCCTCGGCCACGCCGAGCGCTTCCCCGACTACTGGGAGCTGTTCGTTTCCAACCCCGGCCCGGTCGGCACGGTGCAGCCGTTCGATTCGGTGCGCCCGGAGAAGACCACGCAGCTGGACGTCGGCCTGCAATACAGCCAGGGGCCGCTGGAGGCCTGGGTATCGGCCTACGCCGGGCTGGTCGAGGACTACATCCTGTTCAGTTACGTGCCAGGCGTGATGCCGAACATGATCCGCGCCGAGGTCAGCAACATCGAAGCCACCATCGCTGGCGCCGAAGCCGGTCTGGCCTATCGCTTCACCTCGAACTGGAAGGGCGACGCCAGCCTGGCCTATGCCTGGGGCGAGAACCGTAGCGACGGTCGGGCGCTGCCGCAGATTCCGCCTCTGGAAGGGCGTCTGGGCCTGACCTACGAGCGCGACAACTGGAGCACCACCGGTCTCTGGCGTGTGGTCGCTTCGCAAGGCCGGGTAGCCGAGAACCAGGGAACCGTGGTCGGCAAGGACTTCGGCGAGAGCGCCGGTTTCGGGGTGCTGTCACTCAACGGCGCCTATCGGCTGAACGAGACGGTCAAGCTCAGCGCTGGCGTCGACAACCTGCTCGACAAGACCTACAGCGAGCACCTCAACCTCGCTGGCAGCGCAGGCTTCGCCGACTATGGCCTGGATGCCACGAGTCGGATCAACGAGCCTGGGCGCACCCTCTGGGCGCGTGTCGACCTGAGCTTCTGA
- a CDS encoding endonuclease, with protein sequence MPRITLFLLACLTLLQAHADAPRTFREAKKLAWDIYAERPVDFYCGCSFRGKRIDLQSCGYRPRKQPQRAARVEWEHIVPAWVIGHQRQCWQDGGRKHCTRHDPLFSRAEADLHNLVPVVGEVNGDRSNFGFGMLAQKPTQYGACPFVVNFKQGTAMPADYSRGAIARTYLYMSERYGLRLSRQDRRLFDIWNRQYPVNEWERWRNRRIACIQGNANPHVGQVDLRQCTPQERLAVR encoded by the coding sequence ATGCCACGCATCACCCTCTTCCTGCTTGCCTGCCTCACCCTGCTCCAGGCCCATGCCGACGCTCCACGCACTTTTCGTGAAGCCAAGAAACTGGCGTGGGATATCTACGCCGAACGCCCGGTGGATTTCTATTGCGGCTGTAGCTTTCGCGGCAAGCGCATCGACCTGCAGAGCTGCGGCTACCGTCCGCGCAAACAGCCGCAGCGCGCGGCGCGGGTCGAATGGGAGCACATCGTGCCGGCCTGGGTCATCGGCCATCAGCGCCAATGTTGGCAAGATGGCGGACGCAAGCACTGCACCCGCCACGATCCGCTATTCAGCCGCGCCGAAGCCGACCTGCACAACCTCGTACCGGTAGTCGGCGAGGTGAATGGCGACCGCAGCAACTTCGGCTTCGGCATGCTCGCGCAAAAGCCGACACAGTATGGCGCCTGCCCCTTCGTGGTGAACTTCAAGCAAGGCACGGCGATGCCCGCCGACTACAGCCGCGGGGCCATTGCGCGTACCTACCTGTACATGAGCGAGCGCTACGGGTTGCGCCTGTCGCGACAGGATCGCCGGCTGTTCGACATCTGGAATCGGCAATATCCGGTCAACGAATGGGAACGCTGGCGCAATCGTCGGATCGCCTGCATCCAGGGCAATGCGAACCCGCATGTCGGCCAGGTGGACCTGCGCCAATGCACGCCGCAGGAGCGCCTGGCCGTGCGCTGA
- a CDS encoding carboxylate/amino acid/amine transporter yields MGYLIFVTLLWAVSFNLIGAHLAGQVDSYFAVLTRVLLAAAVFLPLTRWRGVEPRFMAGVTLVGALQFGVTYICLYLSFNLLSVAEILLFTVLTPLHVTLIDDALERRFNPWALLAATVAVVGAGLIRYDQLSSGFLGGFLLMQLANFTFAAGQVGYRHLARRFPSAVPLHRRFGYFFLGALAVVLPAWLAFGDPTRLPTTDLQWAVLLWMGVLATAVGQFCWNKGATQVDAGTLAVMNNLSVPVGLVLNLLFWDSKADLILLTIGGGLILASLRINAIGRTEIPTV; encoded by the coding sequence ATGGGCTACCTGATCTTCGTCACGCTGCTCTGGGCAGTGTCGTTCAACCTCATCGGTGCACACCTGGCCGGGCAGGTGGACAGCTATTTCGCCGTGCTGACCCGCGTATTGCTCGCCGCTGCCGTGTTTCTGCCGCTGACTCGCTGGCGCGGGGTCGAGCCGCGCTTCATGGCCGGCGTGACGCTGGTAGGTGCCCTGCAATTCGGCGTCACCTACATTTGCCTGTACCTGAGCTTCAACCTGCTCAGTGTTGCCGAAATCCTCCTGTTCACCGTGCTGACTCCACTGCACGTGACGTTGATCGACGACGCGCTCGAGCGCCGCTTCAATCCCTGGGCGCTGCTGGCAGCCACGGTGGCTGTGGTCGGTGCCGGGCTGATTCGCTACGACCAGCTTTCGAGCGGCTTTCTGGGCGGCTTCCTGCTGATGCAGCTGGCCAACTTCACCTTTGCCGCAGGCCAGGTCGGCTACCGGCACCTGGCCAGGCGGTTCCCGTCCGCGGTGCCGCTGCACCGACGCTTCGGCTATTTCTTCCTCGGCGCTCTGGCCGTGGTGCTGCCGGCCTGGCTGGCGTTCGGCGATCCGACGCGCCTGCCGACAACCGACCTGCAATGGGCCGTGCTGCTGTGGATGGGCGTGCTGGCCACAGCGGTCGGTCAGTTCTGCTGGAACAAGGGCGCGACGCAGGTCGATGCCGGGACCCTGGCTGTGATGAACAACCTCTCGGTACCCGTCGGGCTGGTGCTGAATCTGCTGTTCTGGGACAGCAAAGCCGATCTGATCCTCCTCACCATCGGCGGCGGGTTGATCCTGGCCTCTCTGCGGATCAACGCCATCGGCCGCACAGAAATCCCAACCGTCTGA
- a CDS encoding DUF2946 family protein yields the protein MLMIHVGPLYSALQIAGRHAEPSMAAEHAGHGGHSMHAQAGHDPNASFHHRQARYGEPQWLAALELCGYCELLTLNPPLTLAVDLALPEHRPAHFEPLPVAPLVEAPRHSRGHPRAPPVFHA from the coding sequence ATGCTGATGATCCATGTCGGCCCGCTGTACTCGGCCTTGCAGATCGCCGGGCGGCACGCCGAGCCCAGCATGGCGGCCGAGCACGCCGGCCATGGCGGGCACTCGATGCACGCGCAGGCTGGCCATGACCCCAACGCCTCCTTCCATCACCGTCAGGCACGCTACGGCGAGCCACAATGGCTCGCCGCCCTCGAGTTGTGTGGCTACTGCGAGCTGCTGACCCTCAACCCACCGCTGACTCTGGCCGTCGATCTGGCGCTGCCTGAGCATCGCCCCGCCCATTTCGAGCCGCTGCCCGTTGCGCCGTTGGTCGAGGCGCCGCGCCATAGTCGCGGCCATCCGCGAGCCCCTCCGGTTTTCCACGCCTGA